A window of the Lepisosteus oculatus isolate fLepOcu1 chromosome 14, fLepOcu1.hap2, whole genome shotgun sequence genome harbors these coding sequences:
- the LOC138242815 gene encoding uncharacterized protein, whose translation MEPLSRFQTNVQRAMSTEVNREDVQTHQRLKTSLRVRPQTQRAIRKEVTGDSANTGCGARPKTPRTCRREKLPQVERGMAEQREGRHTETWGRSHRNASQPITRQETETQLCNYPKGPERDLQKDRAWTSSLAAHIPHCSPPHTPPHPPPGTPAHPGLTPAALWRLREGLQVELEGLLQEEESRVRTWAQNMISSIQLDCLVLYNEVLPDFESEGAYAGLGTGIMKQDNYEEVKEALKSYFENTMARCDLSEVDKCFRQAKAELDLILQKYLGDVVAEVCE comes from the exons ATGGAACCACTTTCTAGATTCCAGACCAAcgtccagagagct ATGTCAACAGAGGTGAACAGAGAAGATGTTCAAACCCACCAGAGACTGAAGACAAGTTTGAGAGTCAGGCCCCAGacccagagagct ATCAGGAAAGAGGTAACAGGAGACTCAGCCAACACAGGTTGTGGAGCCAGACCCAAGACTCCAAGAACA TGCCGCCGGGAGAAACTCCCTCAAGTTGAGAGAGGAATGGCAGAGCAGAGAGAAGGGCGTCACACCGAGACCTGGGGCAGATCTCACAGGAAC GCCAGCCAGCCAATCACCAGGCAGGAGACCGAGACCCAGCTGTGCAACTACCCTAAGGGTCCGGAGAGGGATCTGCAGAAGGACAGGGCATGGACCTCCTCCTTGGCAGCCCACATACCCCATTGCTCGCCCCCTCACACACCCCCTCACCCACCCCCTGGTACACCCGCTCACCCGGGCCTAACCCCAGCGGCCCTGTGGCGGCTCAGGGAGGGCCTGCAGGTCGAGCTGGAGGGGCTGCTCCAGGAGGAGGAGAGCCGGGTGCGGACCTGGGCTCAGAACATGATATCATCTATCCAGCTGGACTGCCTGGTGCTGTACAATGAAGTCCTGCCTGACTTTGAATCAGAGGGTGCATACGCGGGATTG GGCACAGGAATCATGAAGCAGGACAACTATGAGGAGGTGAAAGAGGCGCTGAAATCCTACTTCGAAAATACAATGGCCAGGTGTGACTTATCTGAGGTGGACAAGTGCTTCCGCCAGGCTAAAGCTGAGCTTGACCTTATCCTGCAGAAGTACCTGGGAGATGTTGTGGCCGAGGTCTGTGAATAG